A part of Arachis hypogaea cultivar Tifrunner chromosome 12, arahy.Tifrunner.gnm2.J5K5, whole genome shotgun sequence genomic DNA contains:
- the LOC112726909 gene encoding non-specific lipid transfer protein GPI-anchored 16 yields the protein MGQLTYAFQITMISTVLIIIMGSLNLVKGQITTPCTTSMITNFTPCANFITGSSSNGLAPSSSCCDSLRSLMSNSIDCACLVISANAPIPLPINSVLALFLPQACNINELPLQCKASGSPIPAPGPAMLGSNDQSLPPIAESPLSPQASEAPNFETSQPTLAPLEAKSKPLKKNKNSRKLHEYSYH from the exons ATGGGACAACTCACATATGCTTTCCAAATCACTATGATATCAACCGTACTAATTATAATTATGGGTTCACTAAACTTGGTTAAGGGTCAAATTACTACACCATGCACAACATCAATGATAACCAATTTCACACCATGTGCAAACTTCATCACAGGAAGTTCAAGTAATGGATTAGCACCATCATCTTCATGTTGTGATTCACTAAGGTCTTTGATGAGTAATAGTATAGATTGTGCTTGCCTTGTGATATCAGCCAATGCTCCAATCCCATTACCTATTAACAGTGTTCTTGCCCTTTTTCTTCCACAAGCATGCAACATCAATGAACTTCCTTTACAGTGCAAAG CTTCTGGCTCTCCTATACCAGCTCCAG GTCCAGCAATGCTTGGATCAAATGACCAATCACTTCCTCCAATAGCTGAATCCCCACTAAGCCCACAAG CTTCTGAGGCACCCAATTTTGAGACTTCACAACCAACATTGGCACCACTAGAAGCAAAatcaaaaccattgaagaagaataagaactcaAGAAAACTCCATGAATACAGCtaccattaa
- the LOC112726908 gene encoding octanoyltransferase LIP2p, chloroplastic, producing MNLLNTVPSSAPPCPSLPLHTHSNLSKSFQFSYLKPSKFTSYGARLCELFDLHQEQVPYEVAWSWQKDIVKEKKAQLENEGDCSDTLIVLQHPSVYTLGTASTKDNLNFNINNAPFNVYRTERGGEVTYHGPGQLVLYPIINLRRHKMDLHWYLRTLEELVIRVLSSTFSIQASRVEGLTGVWVGNEKVAAVGIRVSHWITYHGLALNVTTDLTPFKWIIPCGIRNREVGSIKGLLLREAQSSNMAANGTNDLHSIMHDDGGLIGITRNSLIEEFSRVFQLEYHHRTISVPMLYERNQSDLVTETQQS from the exons ATGAATTTGTTGAATACAGTCCCTTCATCAGCGCCTCCATGTCCTTCTCTACCTTTGCACACCCACTCCAACCTGTCCAAGTCATTCCAATTCTCATATCTGAAACCATCCAAATTCACATCTTACGGAGCAAGGCT CTGCGAGCTCTTTGATTTGCACCAAGAGCAAGTCCCTTACGAAGTGGCATGGTCTTGGCAGAAAGACATTGTGAAGGAAAAGAAGGCTCAGCTTGAGAATGAAGGAGATTGCAGTGACACCCTTATTGTTCTGCAGCACCCTTCTGTGTATACATTGGGTACTGCCAGTACCAAGGACAACCTAAATTTCAACATCAACAATGCACCCTTTAATGTTTATCGTACTGAGCGAGGTGGTGAAGTTACATACCATGGTCCTGGCCAGCTAGTTCTGTACCCTATTATCAATCTAAGAAGACACAAGATGGATCTACATTGGTACCTCAGGACACTGGAAGAGCTTGTCATTCGTGTTCTTTCTTCGACATTTTCCATTCAAGCTTCTCGAGTGGAAGGTTTAACTGGTGTCTGGGTTG GAAATGAGAAAGTTGCAGCTGTAGGTATAAGAGTGTCTCATTGGATAACATACCATGGCTTAGCACTTAATGTCACAACAGATTTGACTCCCTTCAAATGGATCATCCCATGTGGCATACGCAACCGCGAGGTTGGAAGCATTAAAGGGTTGTTACTGAGAGAAGCTCAATCATCAAATATGGCTGCTAACGGAACAAATGATCTGCATTCTATTATGCATGATGATGGCGGTCTAATTGGTATTACTCGCAACTCCTTGATTGAAGAGTTTTCAAGAGTGTTTCAGCTTGAGTACCATCACAGAACTATTTCTGTACCTATGTTGTATGAAAGGAATCAAAGTGATCTTGTTACTGAAACACAGCAAAGTTGA